In the Halichoerus grypus chromosome 4, mHalGry1.hap1.1, whole genome shotgun sequence genome, one interval contains:
- the INO80D gene encoding INO80 complex subunit D isoform X1 — MYEGKHIHFSEVDNKPLCSYSPKLCKQRRLNGYAFCIRHVLEDKTAPFKQCEYVAKYNSQRCTNPIPKSEDRRYCNSHLQVLGFIPKKERKKKNDPIDEVKVRHQMDTMAFSLTVPPLALKMPNGLDGMSLSPPGARVPLHYLETELEDPFAFNEEDDDLKKGATVRKKLQSKLAQNRQRQRETEILKVRQEHFSPPPAPSQQQAPPQLSHLSPLASSLKPPAPPPPQGVVCKSPPPPSTSLPMQGVAPTTHTVAQARPLPLRPSSRAPAADPPRTDRVLMKATAFSPHFSCISRLHRLVKLCTQKHQLDTDLFPHLGLDWSEESGEELEDSEQASPYQVAWSIRETLRYERHMSDDDDTESRSSRVTQLCTYFQQKYKHLCRLERAESRQKKCRHTFRKALLQAAGREPECAGQLMQDLQRAACRRTSISRTKLREAEPAVCSGTVKGERCPNKALPFTRHCFQHILLNRSQQLFSSCTAKFADGQQCSVPVFDITHQTPLCEEHAKKMDNFLRGDSSRKVQHQQQRKPRKKTKPPALTKKHKKKRRRGPRRPQKPIPPAVPQGNLSMPTSVSLPVEVAQIRSPSTPELSADELPDDIANEITDIPHDLELNQEDFSDVLPRLPDDLQDFDFFEGKNGDLLPTTEEAEELERALQAVTSLECLSTIGVLTQSDGVPVQELSDRGIGVFSTGTGASGIQSLSREVNTDLGELLNGRIVHDNFSSLELDENLLRSATLSNPPTPLAGQIQGQFSAPANVGLTSATLISQSALGERAFPGQFHGLHDGSHASQRPHPAQLLSKADDLITSRQQYSSDHSHSSPHGSHYDSEHVPSPYSDHITSPHTASYSGDNMAATFSAEMPIMAQHLLPTQLEVPLGGVVNPRTHWGNLPVNLGDPSPFSNLLGADGHLLSTSLSTPPTTSNSETTQPAFATVTPSSSSVLPGLPQTSFSGMGPSAELMASTSPKQQLPQFSAAFGHQLSSHSGIPKDLQPSHSSIAPPTGFTVTGATATSTNNASSPFTSPN; from the exons ATGTATGAAGGGAAACATATACACTTCTCTGAGGTTGACAATAAGCCCTTGTGCTCATATAGCCCCAAACTGTGCAAGCAGCGGCGACTCAACGGGTACGCTTTCTGTATCAGACACGTTCTGGAGGACAAGACTGCCCCCTTCAAGCAATGTGAATATGTGGCCAAGTATAACAGCCAACGCTGCACCAACCCCATCCCCAAATCAGAGGATCGTCG gtaCTGCAACAGCCACTTGCAGGTACTTGGCTTTATCccgaaaaaagagaggaagaaaaagaatgatcCTATAGATGAGGTGAAGGTCAGGCACCAGATGGATACCATGGCCTTTAGCCTGACGGTGCCCCCGTTGGCCTTGAAGATGCCCAACGGGCTGGATGGAATGTCCCTCTCTCCACCTGGGGCTAGGGTCCCTCTCCACTATCTGGAAACCGAGTTGGAAGACCCATTCGCTTTCAACGAGGAAGATGATGACCTAAAGAAAGGGGCAACTGTGAGAAAGAAGTTGCAGAGCAAGTTGGCCCAGAATCGGCAGCGCCAGAGAGAGACGGAGATTTTAAAAGTCCGACAAGAGCACTTTAGTCCCCCTCCTGCGCCTTCACAGCAGCAGGCCCCGCCGCAGCTCTCCCACCTGTCACCTTTAGCCTCGTCCTTGAAACCTCCAGCGCCACCGCCACCGCAGGGTGTAGTCTGCAAGTCCCCTCCACCTCCGAGCACCAGCCTACCAATGCAGGGAGTggcccccaccacacacactgtAGCACAAGCGAGGCCGCTGCCCCTCCGGCCATCCAGTAGGGCTCCCGCCGCGGACCCGCCCCGGACTGACCGGGTCCTCATGAAAGCCACAGCCTTCTCTCCACACTTCTCCTGCATAAGTCGCCTGCACAGACTGGTGAAACTGTGCACCCAGAAACATCAGTTGGACACTGATCTGTTTCCCCATTTAG GGTTGGACTGGTCCGAAGAGAGCGGGGAGGAACTAGAGGACTCAGAGCAGGCCTCGCCATACCAGGTGGCATGGTCCATCCGAGAAACCCTCAGATATGAAAGACACAT GTCAGATGACGATGATACGGAGAGTAGGAGCTCCAGGGTGACCCAACTTTGCACTTACTTTCAGCAGAAATATAAGCACCTCTGCCGCCTGGAGCGGGCAGAATCTCGTCAGAAGAAATGCCGGCACACGTTTAGGAAAGCCTTGCTGCAGGCGGCCGGCCGCGAGCCGGAGTGTGCTGGTCAGTTAATGCAGGACCTGCAGAGAGCCGCGTGCCGCCGAACCAG CATAAGCCGGACCAAGTTGAGGGAGGCGGAGCCAGCAGTGTGCAGTGGAACCGTGAAGGGTGAACGGTGCCCTAACAAAGCCCTTCCATTCACCAGACATTGTTTCCAGC ATATCCTCTTGAACCGCTCTCAGCAGCTTTTCTCAAGTTGCACGGCCAAGTTTGCAGACGGACAGCAGTGCTCTGTGCCCGTGTTCGACATTACACACCAGACCCCTCTGTGTGAAGAACATGCCAAAAAAATG GATAATTTCTTGAGAGGAGATAGCTCCCGTAAAGTTCAGCACCAGCAGCAGAGGAAACCCAGGAAAAAAACCAAGCCTCCTGCACTTACCAAAAAACACAAGAAGAAGAGAAGGCGTGGACCTCGTCGACCCCAAAAACCCATTCCCCCTGCAGTACCCCAAGGGAACCTCAGCATGCCCACCAGCGTCTCACTGCCAGTGGAGGTTGCTCAGATCCG GAGCCCGTCCACGCCGGAGCTGAGTGCTGATGAGTTGCCGGATGACATTGCCAATGAGATCACTGACATTCCACATGACTTGGAATTGAACCAGGAGGACTTTTCAGACGTCCTGCCACGGCTACCTGATGACTTacaagattttgatttttttgaag GAAAGAATGGAGACCTCCTTCCAACTACCGAAGAGGCCGAGGAACTTGAACGGGCCCTGCAGGCTGTAACTTCTCTTGAGTGCCTGAGTACCATTGGGGTACTTACCCAGTCAGATGGTGTGCCAGTCCAGGAGTTGTCAGATAGAGGAATAGGGGTGTTCTCCACAGGTACTGGAGCTTCAGGAATTCAGTCCTTGAGCCGAGAAGTTAACACGGACCTAGGGGAGCTATTGAATGGGCGCATAGTACATGATAATTTTTCTAGTCTAGAGCTGGATGAGAACCTGCTCCGTTCTGCTACCTTGTCTAACCCACCTACACCCCTGGCAGGGCAGATCCAGGGGCAGTTCTCTGCCCCAGCCAACGTTGGCCTTACTTCTGCCACTCTGATCAGCCAGAGTGCACTTGGGGAGAGAGCCTTCCCAGGACAGTTTCATGGACTACATGACGGCAGCCATGCCTCCCAGAGGCCACACCCTGCCCAGCTGCTGAGCAAGGCAGATGACCTCATCACCTCACGACAGCAATACAGCAGTGATCATTCACACTCCTCGCCCCATGGAAGCCATTACGATAGCGAGCACGTGCCGTCTCCCTACAGTGACCATATCACCTCTCCCCACACAGCATCTTATTCTGGTGATAATATGGCAGCTACCTTTTCAGCAGAGATGCCCATCATGGCGCAGCACTTGCTCCCAACCCAACTCGAGGTGCCACTTGGAGGAGTCGTAAACCCCAGAACTCACTGGGGCAATCTCCCTGTCAACCTTGGAGATCCCTCTCCATTTAGCAACCTTCTCGGCGCAGATGGACATCTTCTTTCCACTTCCCTGTCCACACCACCCACCACGTCGAACTCAGAGACCACACAGCCTGCCTTCGCCACCGTGACCCCCAGCAGCTCCAGTGTGCTTCCGGGGTTACCGCAGACCAGCTTCAGTGGCATGGGGCCTTCTGCTGAACTCATGGCCTCCACCTCTCCCAAGCAGCAACTCCCTCAGTTCAGCGCAGCCTTCGGCCACCAGCTGAGTTCTCACAGTGGCATTCCTAAGGACCTGCAGCCCAGCCACAGCTCGATAGCCCCTCCTACAGGCTTCACAGTAACAGGTGCCACAGCTACAAGTACCAATAATGCATCTTCTCCCTTCACCTCCCCTAACTGA
- the INO80D gene encoding INO80 complex subunit D isoform X2: MSWYCNSHLQVLGFIPKKERKKKNDPIDEVKVRHQMDTMAFSLTVPPLALKMPNGLDGMSLSPPGARVPLHYLETELEDPFAFNEEDDDLKKGATVRKKLQSKLAQNRQRQRETEILKVRQEHFSPPPAPSQQQAPPQLSHLSPLASSLKPPAPPPPQGVVCKSPPPPSTSLPMQGVAPTTHTVAQARPLPLRPSSRAPAADPPRTDRVLMKATAFSPHFSCISRLHRLVKLCTQKHQLDTDLFPHLGLDWSEESGEELEDSEQASPYQVAWSIRETLRYERHMSDDDDTESRSSRVTQLCTYFQQKYKHLCRLERAESRQKKCRHTFRKALLQAAGREPECAGQLMQDLQRAACRRTSISRTKLREAEPAVCSGTVKGERCPNKALPFTRHCFQHILLNRSQQLFSSCTAKFADGQQCSVPVFDITHQTPLCEEHAKKMDNFLRGDSSRKVQHQQQRKPRKKTKPPALTKKHKKKRRRGPRRPQKPIPPAVPQGNLSMPTSVSLPVEVAQIRSPSTPELSADELPDDIANEITDIPHDLELNQEDFSDVLPRLPDDLQDFDFFEGKNGDLLPTTEEAEELERALQAVTSLECLSTIGVLTQSDGVPVQELSDRGIGVFSTGTGASGIQSLSREVNTDLGELLNGRIVHDNFSSLELDENLLRSATLSNPPTPLAGQIQGQFSAPANVGLTSATLISQSALGERAFPGQFHGLHDGSHASQRPHPAQLLSKADDLITSRQQYSSDHSHSSPHGSHYDSEHVPSPYSDHITSPHTASYSGDNMAATFSAEMPIMAQHLLPTQLEVPLGGVVNPRTHWGNLPVNLGDPSPFSNLLGADGHLLSTSLSTPPTTSNSETTQPAFATVTPSSSSVLPGLPQTSFSGMGPSAELMASTSPKQQLPQFSAAFGHQLSSHSGIPKDLQPSHSSIAPPTGFTVTGATATSTNNASSPFTSPN; this comes from the exons ATGTCATG gtaCTGCAACAGCCACTTGCAGGTACTTGGCTTTATCccgaaaaaagagaggaagaaaaagaatgatcCTATAGATGAGGTGAAGGTCAGGCACCAGATGGATACCATGGCCTTTAGCCTGACGGTGCCCCCGTTGGCCTTGAAGATGCCCAACGGGCTGGATGGAATGTCCCTCTCTCCACCTGGGGCTAGGGTCCCTCTCCACTATCTGGAAACCGAGTTGGAAGACCCATTCGCTTTCAACGAGGAAGATGATGACCTAAAGAAAGGGGCAACTGTGAGAAAGAAGTTGCAGAGCAAGTTGGCCCAGAATCGGCAGCGCCAGAGAGAGACGGAGATTTTAAAAGTCCGACAAGAGCACTTTAGTCCCCCTCCTGCGCCTTCACAGCAGCAGGCCCCGCCGCAGCTCTCCCACCTGTCACCTTTAGCCTCGTCCTTGAAACCTCCAGCGCCACCGCCACCGCAGGGTGTAGTCTGCAAGTCCCCTCCACCTCCGAGCACCAGCCTACCAATGCAGGGAGTggcccccaccacacacactgtAGCACAAGCGAGGCCGCTGCCCCTCCGGCCATCCAGTAGGGCTCCCGCCGCGGACCCGCCCCGGACTGACCGGGTCCTCATGAAAGCCACAGCCTTCTCTCCACACTTCTCCTGCATAAGTCGCCTGCACAGACTGGTGAAACTGTGCACCCAGAAACATCAGTTGGACACTGATCTGTTTCCCCATTTAG GGTTGGACTGGTCCGAAGAGAGCGGGGAGGAACTAGAGGACTCAGAGCAGGCCTCGCCATACCAGGTGGCATGGTCCATCCGAGAAACCCTCAGATATGAAAGACACAT GTCAGATGACGATGATACGGAGAGTAGGAGCTCCAGGGTGACCCAACTTTGCACTTACTTTCAGCAGAAATATAAGCACCTCTGCCGCCTGGAGCGGGCAGAATCTCGTCAGAAGAAATGCCGGCACACGTTTAGGAAAGCCTTGCTGCAGGCGGCCGGCCGCGAGCCGGAGTGTGCTGGTCAGTTAATGCAGGACCTGCAGAGAGCCGCGTGCCGCCGAACCAG CATAAGCCGGACCAAGTTGAGGGAGGCGGAGCCAGCAGTGTGCAGTGGAACCGTGAAGGGTGAACGGTGCCCTAACAAAGCCCTTCCATTCACCAGACATTGTTTCCAGC ATATCCTCTTGAACCGCTCTCAGCAGCTTTTCTCAAGTTGCACGGCCAAGTTTGCAGACGGACAGCAGTGCTCTGTGCCCGTGTTCGACATTACACACCAGACCCCTCTGTGTGAAGAACATGCCAAAAAAATG GATAATTTCTTGAGAGGAGATAGCTCCCGTAAAGTTCAGCACCAGCAGCAGAGGAAACCCAGGAAAAAAACCAAGCCTCCTGCACTTACCAAAAAACACAAGAAGAAGAGAAGGCGTGGACCTCGTCGACCCCAAAAACCCATTCCCCCTGCAGTACCCCAAGGGAACCTCAGCATGCCCACCAGCGTCTCACTGCCAGTGGAGGTTGCTCAGATCCG GAGCCCGTCCACGCCGGAGCTGAGTGCTGATGAGTTGCCGGATGACATTGCCAATGAGATCACTGACATTCCACATGACTTGGAATTGAACCAGGAGGACTTTTCAGACGTCCTGCCACGGCTACCTGATGACTTacaagattttgatttttttgaag GAAAGAATGGAGACCTCCTTCCAACTACCGAAGAGGCCGAGGAACTTGAACGGGCCCTGCAGGCTGTAACTTCTCTTGAGTGCCTGAGTACCATTGGGGTACTTACCCAGTCAGATGGTGTGCCAGTCCAGGAGTTGTCAGATAGAGGAATAGGGGTGTTCTCCACAGGTACTGGAGCTTCAGGAATTCAGTCCTTGAGCCGAGAAGTTAACACGGACCTAGGGGAGCTATTGAATGGGCGCATAGTACATGATAATTTTTCTAGTCTAGAGCTGGATGAGAACCTGCTCCGTTCTGCTACCTTGTCTAACCCACCTACACCCCTGGCAGGGCAGATCCAGGGGCAGTTCTCTGCCCCAGCCAACGTTGGCCTTACTTCTGCCACTCTGATCAGCCAGAGTGCACTTGGGGAGAGAGCCTTCCCAGGACAGTTTCATGGACTACATGACGGCAGCCATGCCTCCCAGAGGCCACACCCTGCCCAGCTGCTGAGCAAGGCAGATGACCTCATCACCTCACGACAGCAATACAGCAGTGATCATTCACACTCCTCGCCCCATGGAAGCCATTACGATAGCGAGCACGTGCCGTCTCCCTACAGTGACCATATCACCTCTCCCCACACAGCATCTTATTCTGGTGATAATATGGCAGCTACCTTTTCAGCAGAGATGCCCATCATGGCGCAGCACTTGCTCCCAACCCAACTCGAGGTGCCACTTGGAGGAGTCGTAAACCCCAGAACTCACTGGGGCAATCTCCCTGTCAACCTTGGAGATCCCTCTCCATTTAGCAACCTTCTCGGCGCAGATGGACATCTTCTTTCCACTTCCCTGTCCACACCACCCACCACGTCGAACTCAGAGACCACACAGCCTGCCTTCGCCACCGTGACCCCCAGCAGCTCCAGTGTGCTTCCGGGGTTACCGCAGACCAGCTTCAGTGGCATGGGGCCTTCTGCTGAACTCATGGCCTCCACCTCTCCCAAGCAGCAACTCCCTCAGTTCAGCGCAGCCTTCGGCCACCAGCTGAGTTCTCACAGTGGCATTCCTAAGGACCTGCAGCCCAGCCACAGCTCGATAGCCCCTCCTACAGGCTTCACAGTAACAGGTGCCACAGCTACAAGTACCAATAATGCATCTTCTCCCTTCACCTCCCCTAACTGA